Genomic window (Tolypothrix sp. NIES-4075):
ACTTATGGTATTCCAAATCGGGAGCCTCGAAACTTTATATATCCATATCTATCCAAAAGAAAAGTTGTTGAATTTAATGAAACAATAAATTTGCAAGCGGCTTCATCTGTAACAGGTAATCTATCAAACCTTTATGCGAAGATTGACCGTATATCAAATAGCCAATTACCAGCCAATAAACAGTATGTTAAAGCATGTCAAGATATACTAGGTTTTCAAATAACAGCAACACATTCAGCTAATGGTAAGCAAGCTGCTTATATAGTAAGCAATCATGACAACATCCCATTAGATGTAATGGGAGAAGGTATTGCTAATTTACTTGGATTGATTGTTGATTTGTGTATGGCGGAAAATCAATTGTTTGTAATTGAGGAACCAGAAAACGATGTACACCCAAAAGCGCTAAAAAATCTTTTAGCACTGATTGCAGACAAATCTGAAAATAATCAATTTGTTATAACCACTCACTCAAATATTGTTACTAAATATTTAGGAGCGCAATCTCATACCAAACTATTTAAAGTCCAAATGGAGTTTCAAAAGCGTCTTCCTACATCACAGATTGAAGAAATAGAGAATACTCCAGAAGCTAGACGTCGTGTTCTTGAAGAACTAGGGTATGATTTTTTCGATTTTGATTTATGGTCAGCTTGGCTAATTCTTGAAGAATCCTCAGCAGAGAGAATAATTAAAGATTATTTGATACCTTGGTTTGTACCAGATATAGAAGGTAGACTTCGTACATTCTCAGCTCGCTCAGTTGATGAAGTTGAGCCTAAATTTGAAGATTTCAATAAATTATTTGTATATCTACACTTACAGCCAGTATATAAAAACTTTGCTTGGGTTGTTTTAGATAATGGCGATAAGGAAGCAAAAATTATTGAACGATTAAAAAATACGTATACTCACAATGGATGGAATGAAAATAATTTTCTGCAATTTTCTCAACATGATTTTGAGAAATATTATCCAGAAGACTTTCAAGCAAAAGTAGAGACTATACTAAAAATGGCTGGAGGGAAACATCGACAGGAAACCAAAAAAGCTCTTCTTAAAGAAGTAATAAATTGGATTCAAAATAATCCTAAAGAAGCAAAAGATGCGTTTCGAGATTCAGCATCAGATGTTATTCAGGTTCTTCAACAGATACAATCTTGTCTGAGTATAAATTCATCATTTAGGTTGAAATCAGATGCAGAGAGTCACAGTTGATGAGATCCAACGAGATCCTTTGAAGTACCTCAATAAAGTTGAAGCAGGTGAAAGCTTTGTGATTGTGCAAGCTGACAAACCTATTGCCGAACTAAAACCGATTACAAGTGCCAAAAAAAAGATGCGTCCGTTTGGTTTATCTGCCGGAGAATTTACGGTGGCTGATGATTTTGATGCACCCTTACCCGAAGAGATTCTGAATGCATTTGAAGGTAGATGAAAATTATCCAGATCCAGAAATCCTCAAATATGCTGTCAGCGTTATTTAAGGGGAGAATTCTTTAAAGCGATCGCATTTTACCCAACAAAGCCGCAAAGAAGCGAAAAATTATATAATCAATAATAAAAACTTGCACAATGACGGATGAAGAACTCAAGCAACTCATCGAAAGCAATGCCAGAACCGCTCAAGCAATGTTAGATACAATGGCTGAAGCAAGACTTGAAAGACAAGAACTCCGAGAAGGAATGATACAGCTTCAAAGCGCAGTAGAAAGATTGGCTAATATCCAAGAAGGAATAGCTAATCTGCTGGTTTCTCTTGATGATGATCGTCCTACAATTCTAAGAAGGCTGACTGCAATTGAGAATAAAGTGGATCGGCTATTGCAACAAGAGCAAGAAGAACGTTAAGAATAAGTTTTTATCGCACGAAACAAAATCCCCGACTTCTTGGATAAGTCGGGGATCTGAGTCTTTAAAATAGTCGAAAAATAAACGGATAACGGAACGGTTCATCAGGCTGAGTTAAACAGTGAAATAATGCCCAAATTGTCAATCCCCAGTGTATTGCAAAACCAAGTGCAACAACGGGGAAGAATAAAATTCCGCCAATACCAAAGGTAATAAAAGATATAATCGCAATCGGGATTCCAATTAAAGTTGCCCAGAACCAAACATTGAAGTGAAAATTAATCGATTCTTTAGCATTACTTTTAACAACTGGGTCATCGGAAAGTGAGTTAATGACAATCGGAACCCCAATCGATAATAATCCTGTACTAAAAAAAATCGCTCCATGACACAGAGATGATAGCAATTTACGTTTATCTGAGTCGTATGAAACTTGCATCCTGGTCGCTCCTCAACTTGCTTTCTAGCTTTGATTGTAACGAGCATTTAATAAGTTTAGTATTGCTGTTTCCCGTACAAGCACAACTTTTCCGGCTTTTCCTTCAGATAGATTAACTTTGACTGTTACTAATCGACTCTAACTATGAGGTTTACCGAACACCCACAGTAGAAGAACGAATTCAAAATATCTAGAAATTTTTAAGGGCAGACAAAATGCCTGCCCTCTTGGATCATAAAAATTGTGAAGTACCTGAACCACAAGGGTCTAGGTTTCTTGGGCACACATGATGTTTTCAGTGTTATCCTAGTCTTGCAACTAGCTCCTCAAGCGTGAGTTCCGGCACTCCCTGCCGTACAAGAAGTATTATAGCATGGCATTTGGGCTTGTATTGAAAACATTTACAAAGGAGTAGACAATGGGTAGATTAAATCCTTTCTCTCTACAGATGCAGATTACTAGCATGTTTGAGCAAGGGCAATCATTTTTTGCCACCACAAAAGTACAAGATTGGTTGAAAGAGCGTCAGCACAATCCAGCAGACTACGACATTATTTTCCATAAAAAACCGGCTCCCCCAGGTTCCAAAGAAGTGATGGTAATTGAAATTGAACTGCGTCGCAAAGATGGACAACCTGTAGATCCGTGGTTGCAAGAACAAGCTAACCTTCATGCTTGAAAAACGTAGGTGCGTGATTCAACGCACCTATTGCTAATTCTTAAAATTAGAGAAAACAAATATTCTTTAACAAATGACTCAAATCAACCTCTGGACTTCTGCTGAACATGCTTTAGGCTATTTAGCACAAGCAGATCAAATACCCCATCGCATTGAAGGGGAAAAAGTGCTGCTAGAACAAGTTCCCAAAACAGTCAAGCGCATTCTCGACTTGGGAACTGGAGATGGTAGGTTATTAGCACTGCTAAAAATTGACCGTCCGCAAGTTGAAGGTGTAGCGGTTGACTTTTCACCAACAATGCTGGAAGCTGTAAAAAACCGCTTTGCAAACGATGCAACGACCAAAGCGATCGCTCACAATTTAGATGAACCATTGCCAGAGTTGGGTAAATTTGATGCAGTAGTTTCCAGCTTTGCCATCCACCACCTAACTGACGATCGCAAACATTCTCTCTACACAGAGATATTTCAAATATTGGAACCGGGTGGTATTTTCTGCAACTTAGAACATGTTTCTTCGTCAACACCAGCATTACACGAATATTTTTTAAAAGCGATTGGTAGAACTCTTGAACAAGACGATCCATCAAATAAACTTTTAGATGTGGAAACCCAACTAACTTGGTTGCGAGAAATCGGCTTCAGTAACGTGGATTGTTACTGGAAGTGGCTGGAACTTGCACTGTTAATTGGGTTAAAACCGAACTAACACCATTGCGGTATCGTGGATGAATTTAATTTGGCTTTTGTTGCGAGCTTCAAAGTTGCAGGTAGCGATCGCTATTTTAACTGGTTTAGTCAGCGGTGGAACCACCGCCCGACTGATAGCACTAATTAACAGTGCTGTTAGCGGCAATTTTACATCTAACCTAGTGTGGTACTTCGCAGCACTAGCATTTGTAGTTGTCATCAACAGCATCATCTGCCAAGTTTTGTTAATCAATCTTTCCCAAGACGCTGTTTATCGCTTGCGGTTGCGGTTGAGTCAAGGGATTTTATCTTCTCCCCTGCGACATTTAGAACAACTCGGTGCAAGTCAATTAATGACAACCCTCACCGAAGATGTTGCCACACTATCCACCACCGTTTACGCAATTCCTTTTATTTGCGTTGACATTGCCATTATTGCTGGTTGCTTGCTGTACCTAGGTTCGCTTTCCATCGGCGTGTTTGCCTTTACAATCGGCTTTATCATGGTAGCGCTGGGTACTATTCAACTGCTAATTAACAGAGCGCAACATTTTCTCACTTTAGCTAGAGTTGACCAAGACCGCTTATTCAAGCATTTTAGCACCATCATTGATGGTATCAAAGAACTCAAACTACACGCCGCCCGCCGTCAAGACTTTTTCTCTCAAGAATTGCAAAAAAGCGCGGCTACATCCCGCAATCATAATGCTACAGCGCTGATTACATTTTCAATTGGTAGCAACTGGTCAAATCTGCTATTTTTCACTCTTGTGGGTTTATTGCTATTTGGTTTGCCGCAATTAATCGCAATTGAGCCATCTATATTATCAGGATATATACTAACCTTCACTTACCTGATGTTACCGATGCAAAGCATCTTAGACAAACTTCAGCAACTGTCTAGAGCAAGCGTAGCACTGCAAAAAATCGAGAGAATGGGCTTAACATTAGCCGCACAAAAAGAAGACACGGGGACACGGGGACACGAAGACACTGAGATATTTTCTACACTAGAATTACAACAAGTCACCCATGCTTACCCAGGTGAAGTAGAAGACAGCAATTTTACCTTAGGTCCGCTGGATTTGACTTTTGATTCCGGTCAACTGGTATTTATTGTAGGCGGTAATGGTAGCGGTAAATCCACCTTGGCAAAATTAATTACAGGATTGTACATCCCCGAATCAGGGCAAATTTGGCTAAATGGTAAAGTAATTACCGATGAAAATCGCGAGTGGTATCGGCAGCATTTTTCGGTAGTTTTTTCAGATTTCTATTTATTTGACCGCATTTTAGGTATTAGTAATATTGACTTTGATAAACAGGCACAAGAATATTTGCAACAGTTGCAATTGGCTCGCAAAGTTAAGATTGAAAACGGTAAATTATCGACTACAGCGTTATCTCAAGGACAGCGTAAACGTCTGGCTTTATTAACTGCATATTTAGAAAATCGCTCGATTTATTTGTTTGATGAATGGGCATCCGATCAAGACCCTCTTTTCCGGGATATATTCTATAAACAAATACTACTAAATCTCAAGATACAAGGTAAAACAGTATTAGTTATTAGCCACGATGACCACTATTTTTATTTAGCAGATAGAGTAATTAAGTTAGATTACGGCAAAGTTGAATATGACAAACATAATTCAACTACCCCAATTTAATTGCAAATCACATTTACATATAAACCAGTTACCGTTCTTGTTTTTCGCCGTCTTTAGGGATTTTAATTTCCTTCAAATTACCACTTGGAGGAGGCACGAGCGAGCTTAGTACAGCATTTCATTAATTCGTAGCAAATTAAAGAAAGGCAATAACAGTGCAATGTCAATACATCCCCCTGCAATGTTAATGCAGAGCGATGCAATGTTAATGCAGAGCGATGCATTTAAAAACGCTACGCTTTTACGCTCATGCTGTACTAAGTTGAATTTTGTTGTGGAAAAGGGTGAAAGCGACACTTATCTGGTAAATAAAAAAATATACCCATTAAAAGAGCGATCGCTTTTTAATAGTCTTACGTATTAATACCCGCATCGCCCTTAAGTACACTTTAAGACGGAACGTATACCAATGATTGTTGAAACTTTGAATGGCACGATGTCCATTAACGCTCTGGAAGTCAGTACTCTAGATTTTGAACGAGCGCTTGCCAGTTGTCGCAAAGATTGCGAAGCTGCTGCAACCGCTGCTGGATTTCCACTAAAGGCAGGGTACGACATCCTGATTGGATGCATTGCCAACCATTTTGATGGCTGGTCGCCGGATGACTTTAATCTATGGGTTCAAAGGGTAATTGAAAACTATGGCGAGATTAGTGCCAAGGGGGTTAGGGTTTTGGAACTGTACGAGCTTGTTAGTTTCCTCACAAGCGAACCACGACACCGCCCGAAACAAAGACTACTACGTGCCTTAACAAAATCAGCATAAGACCAGCCGACGAAGAATGCCTTTAGTTGCATTGAGTCAATGACCCTAATTCAAAT
Coding sequences:
- a CDS encoding cyclic peptide export ABC transporter, with amino-acid sequence MNLIWLLLRASKLQVAIAILTGLVSGGTTARLIALINSAVSGNFTSNLVWYFAALAFVVVINSIICQVLLINLSQDAVYRLRLRLSQGILSSPLRHLEQLGASQLMTTLTEDVATLSTTVYAIPFICVDIAIIAGCLLYLGSLSIGVFAFTIGFIMVALGTIQLLINRAQHFLTLARVDQDRLFKHFSTIIDGIKELKLHAARRQDFFSQELQKSAATSRNHNATALITFSIGSNWSNLLFFTLVGLLLFGLPQLIAIEPSILSGYILTFTYLMLPMQSILDKLQQLSRASVALQKIERMGLTLAAQKEDTGTRGHEDTEIFSTLELQQVTHAYPGEVEDSNFTLGPLDLTFDSGQLVFIVGGNGSGKSTLAKLITGLYIPESGQIWLNGKVITDENREWYRQHFSVVFSDFYLFDRILGISNIDFDKQAQEYLQQLQLARKVKIENGKLSTTALSQGQRKRLALLTAYLENRSIYLFDEWASDQDPLFRDIFYKQILLNLKIQGKTVLVISHDDHYFYLADRVIKLDYGKVEYDKHNSTTPI
- a CDS encoding class I SAM-dependent methyltransferase, whose product is MTQINLWTSAEHALGYLAQADQIPHRIEGEKVLLEQVPKTVKRILDLGTGDGRLLALLKIDRPQVEGVAVDFSPTMLEAVKNRFANDATTKAIAHNLDEPLPELGKFDAVVSSFAIHHLTDDRKHSLYTEIFQILEPGGIFCNLEHVSSSTPALHEYFLKAIGRTLEQDDPSNKLLDVETQLTWLREIGFSNVDCYWKWLELALLIGLKPN
- a CDS encoding type II toxin-antitoxin system Phd/YefM family antitoxin yields the protein MQRVTVDEIQRDPLKYLNKVEAGESFVIVQADKPIAELKPITSAKKKMRPFGLSAGEFTVADDFDAPLPEEILNAFEGR
- a CDS encoding ATP-dependent nuclease; the protein is MWVSEIKLNNFRCFSDASIQLSKGINLIVGPNNSGKSTLLKSILWLQQGFSLQHTDLRRSQENAFIQIKINEANQDFLNINTGSEIFFKFYLSKINGTKIDLMDSLGITFYNNNNVYTYGIPNREPRNFIYPYLSKRKVVEFNETINLQAASSVTGNLSNLYAKIDRISNSQLPANKQYVKACQDILGFQITATHSANGKQAAYIVSNHDNIPLDVMGEGIANLLGLIVDLCMAENQLFVIEEPENDVHPKALKNLLALIADKSENNQFVITTHSNIVTKYLGAQSHTKLFKVQMEFQKRLPTSQIEEIENTPEARRRVLEELGYDFFDFDLWSAWLILEESSAERIIKDYLIPWFVPDIEGRLRTFSARSVDEVEPKFEDFNKLFVYLHLQPVYKNFAWVVLDNGDKEAKIIERLKNTYTHNGWNENNFLQFSQHDFEKYYPEDFQAKVETILKMAGGKHRQETKKALLKEVINWIQNNPKEAKDAFRDSASDVIQVLQQIQSCLSINSSFRLKSDAESHS
- a CDS encoding DUF4870 domain-containing protein, producing MQVSYDSDKRKLLSSLCHGAIFFSTGLLSIGVPIVINSLSDDPVVKSNAKESINFHFNVWFWATLIGIPIAIISFITFGIGGILFFPVVALGFAIHWGLTIWALFHCLTQPDEPFRYPFIFRLF